In Leptospira fletcheri, the genomic window AGAACATCAAATCCAAAAAGCCGTTCGTTCTTTTGGAAGCGATCAGCAAAGCACAACAAGAACGGATCTCGGTATTCGATACAGTCTCCAAATACGTGGTTCTGGTTCCTTCTCCCCGTAGGATCTACAAAATGGGGCCGGCGTTGGCGCATGTGACCGGATATATCGGGAAGCCTTCCAAAGCGGACCTTTTGACTCGCGAAATTAAATCCTACCAATGGCTCGGAAAAAGCGGTTTGGAATTGGAATACGACGAACGTCTCCGCGGAACGGACGGTTTCCGAATCCAAAAGAGAAGTTCCGAAGGAAATATCGAGGAAGAGAGAGTCGTAGAGCATTCGACTCCAGGAAATAATTTAATTCTTACCATCGATAAGGACATTCAAATTGCGGCTTACAAAGCTCTGAAGGGCGCCAGAGGTACTGCCATTGCAATCCGTCCGGCCACGGGAGAGGTTCTGGCGATGGCCTCGAACCCCAGTTTCGATCCCAACGTGCTTTCGGGAAAGAATCGTTCCGAGAGAACCTCCCATTACCGGAGAGTGGATGGGAACGGAGGTTTCTTAAACTTATCCATCCAGTCGAAGTTTCCTCCGGCTTCCACTTACAAGACTTTGGTGGCTTTGGCTGCTTTGGAAAGCGGGCATAAGGTGGATTATACTCCTGAGACCACTTATAGTTGCAACGGTAGTTTCGTTCTAAAGTCGACGTTTGCGGGGGTTCCCGACCAGATTTTTCTTTGTTGGGAAAAGGGAGGGCACGGAACAAACGATCTGGCCCACGCATTGCAAAAGTCCTGTTCCGTTTATTTTTATAATTTAGGTTATAAGTTGGGATCGGATCCGATCCTCACCTATTCCAGACTTTTCGGATTGGATAATAAGACGAATATCGATCTGCCGGATGAGAAGCAGGGCTTTGTACCTTCTTCAGCATGGAAAAAGAGAACCTATGGAACGAAATGGTTCGACGGAGATACGATCAATCTTTCCATCGGCCAAGGGTTCATGTCCGTTACCCCCCTGGGTATGGCCTTGTTTTATGCAGGATTATTGAATCGAGGACAGATCTATCAGCCTTATATCGTAAGCGAAATCAGGGATCCCGTCGATAATTCCATCATCAATCGCACGGAGCCCCAGTTGCTTCGGGATATTCCCATCCAGCCTTCGACCGTAGAGGCGATTAAGGCCGGTTTGCGCTTGGTGGTAAAAAGCGGAACTGCGGCGTACGTTTTGAACAAACCAGGGTTGCCGGATATCGCGGGTAAGACTGGAACCGCACAGACCAGACGTCGCGGAGCCTCCGGGTCCAATCACGCCTGGTTTATCGGGTATGCTCCGGCCAGTGCTCCGGTAAGCGAACAGGTATTGGTCGCGGTCTTCGTGGAATACGGAATCGGAGGGGCTGCAGGAGCGGCCCCCGTTGCGCGCGAAATGTTTCGAGCCGCCTTTCCTCCGGGTAGTTTTAAACGGGTAATAGAATCTCCGGAGCCTGGGGCTCCGGTACTTCCGGAGAAATCCAATGATGTCAGATAGATCCATCGACCGAATCGATTATTTTCTCGTAATCTCCGTAGTGATCGTCGTTCTTTGCAGTATCCTGACCCTGTACTCCCAGGAATACAATTTCGACGACCAAGGGGTCGGTCTTTTCGGACACAAATGGGCAAGACAATTTTTGTATTTCGTCGTAGGTCTGGCCGTGATGTGGTTCCTCTCCAGAGTAAACTATCAATTGATCGGGGCTTACGCGTTAGTAATTTATTTATTTGTAATCTTTCTTCTTGTCCTTACTTTGATACCGGGAATCGGATATCTTCCTTCGGGAAGAGGAGCCCGGTCTTGGCTTAAGATAGGACCGGTCGGAATCCAGGCCTCCGAGTTCGCCAAACTTTCCACGGTGATCCTTTTGGGGCAATATCTGGTGCTGCGCGAAAAAGAAATGAAGAAAATCACGGTTTTGATTCTTCCGTTCGTCATCGTGCTCGTGCCCATGGCCTTGATTTTACTTCAACCGGACTTCGGGACAGCGGTGTCTTTTCTTCCTATCCTTTTTACGATGCTGTTTCTGGGAGGAGCGGACTACCTGCATATCAGTTCGTTTTTGACCTTAGGAGGAGTTTCTCTTCTGATTCCTATGTACGTCGAATACTCCAGGCTGACTCTTTTGAACGACATAGCGGCCTTTCTGCAAAAGACAGGAAAAACGGACCTATTGTCCATCGTAAACCGTCTCGGGGGTAAGGTCTGGCAGGTCTTGGACGGAAAGGAAATCCCCGGAGCGAATCTTACCCCAAAAACCTTGGCTTCTTTGCGGGAGGCGGTGGATCAGGTCACCGATCTGGAGGCAAGTTTCGTATTTAAACTTTTTTCCAATCAGACATTGCTGATCGGGATGGGGATCACTTTGATAGCCTTGAGCGTGACCATGATTTTGCTTAGGATCGCCAGGGGAGC contains:
- the mrdA gene encoding penicillin-binding protein 2, yielding MLGGSPTSTEFKLERSFRVRLYLFSGFVVFTLAAFVIQLFNLQIVQGTDNSLKAEKFVRKSETIPAARGEMFDRNFLTPETSMALVSNYSSLDAVLNTSLLKYDPSRVRKFLHEFARTLSIPMSYYEEDLIEPRFSKNIKSKKPFVLLEAISKAQQERISVFDTVSKYVVLVPSPRRIYKMGPALAHVTGYIGKPSKADLLTREIKSYQWLGKSGLELEYDERLRGTDGFRIQKRSSEGNIEEERVVEHSTPGNNLILTIDKDIQIAAYKALKGARGTAIAIRPATGEVLAMASNPSFDPNVLSGKNRSERTSHYRRVDGNGGFLNLSIQSKFPPASTYKTLVALAALESGHKVDYTPETTYSCNGSFVLKSTFAGVPDQIFLCWEKGGHGTNDLAHALQKSCSVYFYNLGYKLGSDPILTYSRLFGLDNKTNIDLPDEKQGFVPSSAWKKRTYGTKWFDGDTINLSIGQGFMSVTPLGMALFYAGLLNRGQIYQPYIVSEIRDPVDNSIINRTEPQLLRDIPIQPSTVEAIKAGLRLVVKSGTAAYVLNKPGLPDIAGKTGTAQTRRRGASGSNHAWFIGYAPASAPVSEQVLVAVFVEYGIGGAAGAAPVAREMFRAAFPPGSFKRVIESPEPGAPVLPEKSNDVR
- the rodA gene encoding rod shape-determining protein RodA; this translates as MMSDRSIDRIDYFLVISVVIVVLCSILTLYSQEYNFDDQGVGLFGHKWARQFLYFVVGLAVMWFLSRVNYQLIGAYALVIYLFVIFLLVLTLIPGIGYLPSGRGARSWLKIGPVGIQASEFAKLSTVILLGQYLVLREKEMKKITVLILPFVIVLVPMALILLQPDFGTAVSFLPILFTMLFLGGADYLHISSFLTLGGVSLLIPMYVEYSRLTLLNDIAAFLQKTGKTDLLSIVNRLGGKVWQVLDGKEIPGANLTPKTLASLREAVDQVTDLEASFVFKLFSNQTLLIGMGITLIALSVTMILLRIARGARTLRTYYIPLGIVGISILSAVVVMKTVPFRENQVIRLTAFLNPDEFKQGAGYQLRASKPAVGSGKLVGKGFLNAEMTEGKIPHVPESSTDFIFASWAEQTGFIGSVFLLFFLFSIPLRGLQISYESKDRFGSLLASGIVALLFYHMAINIGIVIGLMPVTGIPLSFMSYGGSHLIMSMTAAGIILSIKMRKHAN